The Streptomyces sp. 135 sequence CCGTCCGCCCCACGGCGTGTGGGGAGGGTGAACCAGACGGCTTTGCCGGAGCCGGTGGGCCGGTGGCCGCAGGACGAGCTGAGGGTGCGGATCAGGAGCAGCCCGCGGCCGTGCTCCTGCCAGGGGTCCGGCGCGCCGGGCGGGTCCGGGGCGGTGAGGTCGCCGGGCGGCAGCGGGCTGGAGTCGTGCACCTCGACCTGGCAGCCGGTCGGCAGCAGCTCGATCACCAGCTCTATGGGGTCACGCCCCACGGTGTGCTCGACGGCGTTGGCGACCAGCTCCGCGGTGAGCAGTTCGGCGGTGTCGGTGTCGGCGGACGACTCGATGTCGGTGAGCGCGGTACGGACCAGGGCGCGCGCGACGGGCACGGCTGCCGCGGTGTGCGGCAGCGCGATGCGCCAGGAGGCGGGGGAGGCAGGCTCGTGCAAGGCGGGTCCGTTCGGGGCAGCAGGCGGTGCTGCGTTCAACCGTACGAATCCTAAGCGCTACGTCGACAGGGGCGACGGTCGGGCCTGCGCGGGACCTCCGACCCTGGGCTCTCTGTGACCGTATCGCGTACTCATGACGACAGTCATGAATCGGTGATAGCTTCGGGGTTAGCGAACTCAGACTCACGAACTCAGACTCAAGCGATCTCAGCCCTCAGGCCGAGGAGGCCGCACCTGATGAGTCCCTTCACCGGCTCCGCATCCCGCACCCCCGAGTGGCGGCATCTGCTCCTCGCCGTCGACGACGGGGTCGCCACGGTCACCCTCGCCCGCCCCGACCGGCTCAACGCGCTCACCTTCGGCGCCTACGCCGACCTGCGCGACCTCCTCGCCGAGCTCTCCCGGGACAAGTCCGTACGCGCCCTCGTGCTCGGCGGTGAGGGGCGCGGATTCTGCTCGGGCGGCGATGTCGACGAGATCATCGGCGCGACCCTCGCCATGGACACCGCCCAGCTCCTCGACTTCAACCGCATGACGGGCCAGGTCGTGCGGGCCATCAGGGAGTGCCCCTTCCCGGTGATCGCCGCCGTGCACGGGGTCGCCGCGGGCGCCGGCGCCGTGCTCGCCCTCGCCGCGGACTTCCGCGTCGCGGACCCGAGCGCCCGCTTCTCCTTCCTCTTCACCCGGGTCGGGCTCTCCGGCGGCGACATGGGCGCCGCCTACCTCCTGCCCCGCGTCGTCGGCCTCGGCCACGCCACGCGGCTGCTGATGCTGGGCGACGCGGTGCGGGCCCCGGAGGCCGAGCGGATCGGCCTGATCAGCGAGCTGACGGACGAAGGCAAGGCGGCGGAGGCCGCCCGGACCCTGGCCCGCCGCCTCGCCGACGGCCCGGCCCTGGCCTACGCCCAGACGAAGGCGCTGCTCACCTCCGAACTGGACATGCCGCTGGCCGCCTCCGTGGAACTGGACGCGGCGACCCAGGCACTGCTGATGAACGGCGAGGACTACGCCGAGTTCCACGCCGCGTTCACGGAGAAGCGGCCGCCGAAGTGGCAGGGCCGGTGAGGGCGGGGAAGAGGGGGCCCGCCGCCCCCTTCCCCAGGCCGGACGTCACGGCAACGCCCACCCCACCCCTCGGACCGCGGGGAAGCGGGGTGGCGGCGCGGGGCGCGGGTGCCG is a genomic window containing:
- a CDS encoding ATP-binding protein, translating into MHEPASPASWRIALPHTAAAVPVARALVRTALTDIESSADTDTAELLTAELVANAVEHTVGRDPIELVIELLPTGCQVEVHDSSPLPPGDLTAPDPPGAPDPWQEHGRGLLLIRTLSSSCGHRPTGSGKAVWFTLPTRRGADGH
- a CDS encoding enoyl-CoA hydratase family protein, with amino-acid sequence MSPFTGSASRTPEWRHLLLAVDDGVATVTLARPDRLNALTFGAYADLRDLLAELSRDKSVRALVLGGEGRGFCSGGDVDEIIGATLAMDTAQLLDFNRMTGQVVRAIRECPFPVIAAVHGVAAGAGAVLALAADFRVADPSARFSFLFTRVGLSGGDMGAAYLLPRVVGLGHATRLLMLGDAVRAPEAERIGLISELTDEGKAAEAARTLARRLADGPALAYAQTKALLTSELDMPLAASVELDAATQALLMNGEDYAEFHAAFTEKRPPKWQGR